AGGACACACCCGTACCAGTGGACCGTGTTTGAGGTGGCCGGCCGTCAGCCTATGACTATAGGCGTTCACGGACTGGCTATACCCACAAGGATTCGAGGCGTTCCCGTCACAGTTCAGGCGCGTGCGCGCTTCCCCGTCCCCCTCTTGACATCAGGCAGCGATGCCAAGGTAACGGAATGGGAGGTTTCGGCCGGTCTGCGCCCGGCAATTTGGGACACCAGCATTTATGCTCACAGCACGTTTTCGGTGGGGCTAAGCGGTGGTTTTCGATGGGTAAATCTCGAGACTGATCTTGTCGCCACCGATCTTGTCACCGGGGGCGAACGCAACGCGAAGCTCAAGGCCCGCTGGCAAGGCGCTTTCATCGAGCTTGGGCTCGCTTTCTAACTCCCACTCTCGTCTGCATTCTCACAGATAATCTATTCCGCCATAAAACCCGCACTAAACAGCCACTTTAGCCGAATTTGAGGCCCACACGGAATCGTCGGTGTCCGGAACCTGCGTCAAAACCGCTAGAGGCACGGCCTCCACTTTGCGGTAGACCTCCGCGGGGGAGCGGCGCACGCCGTCCACCGTCAACAGGTCCTCCACTTTGATTCCAAAATGCTTTTCGTTTTCCACGAGGTACGGGTGGATGAGATGCCAATCCTCATCCGACAAGTCCGCGAATCTGCCCCCGTTAAGTTGCTCCTCAACCATCTGTCTATGCGGATCACGAATGTAAAGCGCGCCTCCCGACGCCAGGGAGAAGAGGTTCGAACCGGGGTACGGTCGTTCCAGAAAGATGATGTCACCATCTTCGTTCCTGGTCAGCCCGTTGACAATCACGAATCCTCCACCGTTCAGCGGGTCTCCGGCCATGAAACTTTCAGCCAGGAAATCCAAAGCGGTACCGTTGATTACGACTCGCGGATGGCCCGCGGCGTTGATCAAAGGTCTGCCTGCCGCGTTTCCAAGGACAAAGGTATTGCCACCTTTCGCTCCATACATGAAGCACTGGCCCGCATCCCCATGTATGACCAGCAGGCCTTGTTTCATTATCTGGCCTATCTGATCCTGGGCATTGCCGTGAATGTGGATTTCCATTCCATCAATTCCGCTTGCCTCGTAATCTCCGGACGAGCCGTACAGATCCATTCTGACACCTGAAGTCAAAGGCCCGAATCCGCAACCGTGAAATCTCTGGCCTCGCAGATCGAACACAACAAACTTCCGCCAGCCCAGCCGGTATGCATCAGCCAAGAGGACCGCGTCGCATTCATCCCCCTCCGGTTCAAAGTCACTGGCATCCACCACCAAGGCGCGTTCCACTGCTATGGGTGGCCGAAGCTGTTTCCGGGTTGCGAAATTGATTAGGCTGTAGAAGCCGATGTTGTTCACGTCCGTGATCACAGGGAGAGCGTTGAAGATGGCATTAAGTTCGTCAGTGACTACACGGATCAGAGCGGACCGTTTCTTGTCGCCGAGAGGAAAACCTCGGTCCAAAACCAAGGTAAGGCCCTCAATTACTACGTTCAAAGCCTCTTTCCGGGAACGAGCACGGCGGCCGAGTTGGGCGACAACCCATCTCAACGTATTGTAGTCCCATAGAGCGGCATTTGTCGCAAAAAGCGTCAGTATCTCCGAAGACTTTCCGGTCTTTATTGCCTGGTCCAGGAGGGCCTCTATTTCCCCCCGGGAATCGGACGGACTACCTATCGGCGTAGCAATGTCCAACGGTTTTCGGGTCTCAACTGTGACGGCATGGCCAAATTTGTCATTACACGTAAGCGCCAGGTCCCCGTTCCTCCCAGGTTTTACGTCGAACATGAACGCTCCACCATCTGAAGACGAACCTCCTCTGGCGTTCCAGTACTTGTCAGCCACAGGGCTGAATCGAGGGTCTTCCAGAGCGAGCGATCTCAGCGTCGCGTCAATGGCCTGTTTTTCCGAACAGATCAGGCCGACTTGCACGTCCCCGTCATATAAAGAAAAAACTTGGGGCCTCAACATGGAGGTGTCTGTGATACCAAGCAACTGAAAGGTCTGCTGTTCCGGGATGTTTCT
The genomic region above belongs to Desulfomonile tiedjei and contains:
- a CDS encoding glutamate synthase, which codes for MRYSGSYAEKILSSRIKEFGRADFSSNFKAADEGGCGVTGFASNIPLAGRHIFEPSCRMHNRGNGKGGGIAAVGFDPDALGISREVLDSHYMLNVALLEPGCLNALKDGCVTPFFDVAKEEILDHLPDYRELEGLEVQPPDVWRAFVRVKPPVLKRFMEDNGLQGMPERYAEDEFISRNSVRLNKQFYSSLGEKQAFVLSHGRNVMILKIVGYAENVVRYYKLDDFKAHVWIAHQRYPTRGRVWHPGGAHPFTGLNEALVHNGDFANYHATCDYLKQRGLEPQFMTDTEVSIMLFDLWNRVYGYPLEVIIEALAPTGELDFDLLPSEKQELYERVQSTHIHASPDGPWFFIIARNIPEQQTFQLLGITDTSMLRPQVFSLYDGDVQVGLICSEKQAIDATLRSLALEDPRFSPVADKYWNARGGSSSDGGAFMFDVKPGRNGDLALTCNDKFGHAVTVETRKPLDIATPIGSPSDSRGEIEALLDQAIKTGKSSEILTLFATNAALWDYNTLRWVVAQLGRRARSRKEALNVVIEGLTLVLDRGFPLGDKKRSALIRVVTDELNAIFNALPVITDVNNIGFYSLINFATRKQLRPPIAVERALVVDASDFEPEGDECDAVLLADAYRLGWRKFVVFDLRGQRFHGCGFGPLTSGVRMDLYGSSGDYEASGIDGMEIHIHGNAQDQIGQIMKQGLLVIHGDAGQCFMYGAKGGNTFVLGNAAGRPLINAAGHPRVVINGTALDFLAESFMAGDPLNGGGFVIVNGLTRNEDGDIIFLERPYPGSNLFSLASGGALYIRDPHRQMVEEQLNGGRFADLSDEDWHLIHPYLVENEKHFGIKVEDLLTVDGVRRSPAEVYRKVEAVPLAVLTQVPDTDDSVWASNSAKVAV